The following proteins come from a genomic window of Oncorhynchus masou masou isolate Uvic2021 chromosome 25, UVic_Omas_1.1, whole genome shotgun sequence:
- the LOC135513606 gene encoding izumo sperm-egg fusion protein 1, with amino-acid sequence MEKAVRALSFPLSVRLLSVPSLLCLLSLLCCVPAGRPCLQCDRRVRLLHEDYLLAAASATIEDQIELKKILDYAYVTYTTTSNQYSGVIDPTTLYRASTEYQSEFDRFQGSQLTGPLTFEAIQILEKGRKILEKHLQTFVQKGLCPNKCGLLYQRVMNCLSCQYKLHTCPSTTQDCGEYPVEAAEGGQAVLDCFLPWHSLVVGRPDYHYTWAPGTQRTANLTEGDFRVLVVTEDSSVVLNQLRVDEEGMYRCLLTDGTGTVLSRTHFLLTVTPLPVPTPRSLLTLPSLPPSYDASPISHPPTDLLLVIIIMVTALSLTASLALAIAFG; translated from the exons ATGGAAAAGGCAGTTCGGGCCCTGTCTTTCCCACTGTCTGTCCGGCTCCTGTCTGTCCCCAGCCTTCTATGTCTCCTGTCCCTGCTGTGCTGTGTCCCTGCGGGGAGACCCTGTCTGCAGTGTGACCGCAGGGTCAGGCTCCTCCATGAAGACTACCTATTGGCTGCTGCCTCTGCAACCATAGAGGACCAGATAGAACTGAAGAAGATTCTAGACTACGCCTACGTCACCTACACAACCACCAGCAACCAGTATAGCGGAGTTATTG ACCCGACCACCCTCTACAGGGCCAGTACAGAATACCAGAGTGAGTTTGACCGTTTCCAGGGAAGCCAactcacag GGCCTCTAACGTTTGAGGCCATTCAAATTCTGGAGAAAGGCAGGAAAATTCTAGAGAAACACCTGCAGACTTTTGTCCAGAAAG gTCTCTGCCCAAATAAATGTG GGTTGCTGTATCAGAGAGTAATGAACTGCCTTTCCTGTCAGTACAAGCTGCACACCTGCCCCTCTACCACTCAGGACTGCGGGG agTATCCAGTGGAGGCAGCAGAGGGGGGACAGGCAGTGTTGGACTGTTTCCTCCCCTGGCATAGTCTAGTTGTGGGCCGGCCAGATTATCACTACACCTGGGCTCCAGGGACGCAAAGGACTGCAAAT CTGACAGAGGGTGATTTCAGAGTGTTGGTGGTTACTGAGGATTCCTCTGTGGTGCTGAACCAGCTGCGTGTCGATGAGGAGGGCATGTACCGCTGCCTCCTAACGGATGGCACAGGAACTGTCCTTTCACGCACACACTTCCTGCTCACTG TCACCCCGTTACCTGTCCCGACTCCCAGATCTCTCCTcaccctgccctccctccctcctagttATGATGCCTCCCCCATTTCTCACCCTCCCACTGACCTCCTGCTAGTCATCATCATCATGGTTACTGCCCTGAGTCTGACGGCCAGCCTAGCCCTTGCTATTGCTTttgggtga